A region of Etheostoma cragini isolate CJK2018 chromosome 24, CSU_Ecrag_1.0, whole genome shotgun sequence DNA encodes the following proteins:
- the LOC117939411 gene encoding microtubule-associated protein futsch-like codes for MALCRLLEEQLLMAVAQLDIRGGGVNPFIERLAKLGLPEDEGEYEEGKYEEGEYEIAVADEDELSPDEEDDDQLVDTDQDEDDNTGDEDDWSDSFSHDSGYDSLSEDEEDEEDVEEDVKEEVEEDDDGNIRPCSPLIQQFPPTSFWQRWEQVSPPVPAGAIIWPCTFDVQHLETPAHQVEHAEDGLPSASQRSKQSAPSTSGLGFSTKRSREESETVQASTKKQKGNCEDSHDESAASTSGLGFSTKRSREENNTEEVSMKRQKWNCEDIHEAAPLTSGLASYRSREDSHRESAPPAEDGLPSTSQWSKESAPSTSGLGSSTKRSREESNTVQVSTKRQKWNCEDSHDETSASTSGLGSCRSREDSYRESAPSTSGLGSYRSREDSYRESAPSTSGLGSYRSREDSYRESAPSPFRKYWRGPFDYLRGTEDSDSD; via the exons ATGGCCCTCTGTCGGCTACTTGAGGAACAGCTGCTGATGGCAGTCGCCCAGTTGGACATCCGTGGAG GTGGTGTAAACCCCTTCATTGAGCGTCTTGCTAAACTTGGCCTCCCTGAAGATGAAGGTGAGTATGAGGAAGGTAAGTATGAGGAAGGTGAGTATGAGATTGCTGTTGCAGATGAAGATGAGCTCTCCCCCGACGAAGAAGATGACGATCAACTGGTCGACACTGACCAGGATGAGGATGACAACACAGGTGATGAGGACGACTGGTCTGACAGTTTCAGCCATGATTCCGGGTATGACTCCCTgtctgaagatgaagaggatgaagaggatgtTGAAGAGGATGTTAAAGAGGAAGTtgaagaggatgatgatggCAACATCCGACCTTGCTCCCCTCTCATCCAGCAGTTCCCACCTACAAGCTTTTGGCAGAGATGGGAACAAGTGTCTCCCCCTGTTCCCGCTGGTGCTATTATCTGGCCCTGCACTTTTGATGTTCAACATCTGGAGACCCCTGCACATCAAGTGGAACATGCTGAAGATGGTCTACCCTCAGCCTCTCAAAGGTCAAAACAGTCTGCTCCTTCAACCTCAGGCCTTGGCTTCTCCACAAAGAGAAGCAGGGAAGAGAGCGAAACGGTGCAGGCGAGTACGAAAAAGCAGAAGGGGAATTGTGAGGACAGCCATGATGAGTCAGCAGCCTCAACTTCAGGCCTCGGCTTCTCCACAAAGAGGAGCAGGGAAGAGAACAACACAGAGGAGGTAAGTATGAAGAGGCAGAAGTGGAATTGTGAGGACATCCATGAGGCGGCTCCTTTGACTTCAGGCCTCGCCTCCTACAGGAGCAGGGAAGACAGCCACAGGGAATCAGCCCCCCCTGCTGAAGATGGTCTACCCTCAACCTCTCAATGGTCAAAAGAGTCTGCTCCTTCAACCTCAGGCCTTGGCTCCTCCACAAAGAGAAGCAGGGAAGAGAGCAACACGGTGCAGGTAAGTACGAAAAGGCAGAAGTGGAATTGTGAGGACAGCCATGATGAGACATCGGCCTCAACTTCGGGCCTCGGGTCCTGCAGGAGCAGGGAAGACAGCTACAGGGAGTCAGCCCCCTCCACTTCAGGCCTCGGCTCCTACAGGAGCAGGGAAGACAGCTACAGGGAGTCAGCCCCCTCCACTTCAGGCCTCGGCTCCTACAGGAGCAGAGAAGACAGCTACAGGGAGTCAGCTCCCTCCCCATTCAGGAAATACTGGAGGGGCCCTTTTGATTACCTGAGAGGAACTGAAGACAGTGACTCGGATTAG